In Pseudomonas oryzihabitans, the DNA window TAATTGATAAGCATTCTCACAACAACGGACAAACTTAACGTTTCTGGAAAGCGCGCAGCCTGGAGGATCGTGCGATGCGAGAATCCCCCCAGCAGGTCCGTGCCAGGCAGGTTCAGGAGGTATCCGAGCAGCCCGCCTATGGCTGGGGCTGGTCGCCCAGGCGGCAATACCCGCTCGTCACGGGCCACGGCCAGGGAGCGAGTCACGTCATGATCCACCCGACCACAGCGCCCCCTCCCCGCTCCGCACTAGCCAAAATTGGCACCTTTGCCGCTAAACCCTGCCTTGAGGTACGAAACTTGTAGTCCCTCGCCTACCGGCCCTTTGCTACCCAAAAGGTTTCCTAAATGCACCAAGACGGCTCCGTTGCGTTACCGCCGCGCGTCCGGCATCGGTATACCGGTGACATCGACGAGCATGCGCTCTGCGTCGAGGGCTGGCACATGCAATACGATCAGCTGTCGTCGGGTCGTTTTCAGGGCGAGCTCAGCGACCTCTGGCTGGACGACCTCAGCCTGCTGCGGGATCGCTCCAACCAGGCCATGCTCAAGAGCGGCGAGGCCCAGGGGGACACCCTGACCTTCAGCCTGCCCATGCGGGACGCGGGCGCCCTGCACTGCGGCGGCCATACCCTGCACGAGGCCCAGCTGCTGGTGGCGCGTGGCGACAATCTGCCGGAGCTGCGTACTCCGGCCAATCTCGATCTGCTCTGCATCAATCTGCAGGAAGCCGAGATGGCGCGCCTGCTGGCCTGCCAGCACAGCGCGCTCGACGTGCGCGACCTGTCCGGCTGCTATCGCCTCCCTACCGGCTGTGCCCATGGGGAGCTGGCCGCCCTGGCTCATGAACTCTTCGCCCCGGAAGCGGAGATCCAGACCTGGCTGGTTCACCCGCGTGCCCGCGCCGCCCTGCGCGACACCGTGCTGATGCACCTGCTCGATCTGCTCGACACCAGCGAACCCCACGAGCTGGCGCCCAGCGCGCGATTGCGCATGGTGCGGCGGGCGCGGGAATACGCCCTGGCCCATCCTGACCAGCCGCCCAGCATCCTGGAGCTGTGCAATCGCGTCGGCGCCAGCCGCCGCAAGCTGCAGTACTGCTTCCAGGAGACCCTGGGCATCAACCCGGTCGCCTACCTGCGCACCCTGCGCCTCAATGCGGCGCACCGCGCCCTGCGCCGGGGCGAAGGCGAATCGGTGCAGGACGTCGCCGCCCAGTGGGGCTTCTGCCACCTCAGCCGCTTCGCCCGCGACTACCAGGCGCTGTTCGGGCAACTGCCCTCCGCCACCCTCAAGGAAGCAGCCCAGCGCCTGCCGCGCAGAAATGCTGAATCTGGCTAACGGCGGGTAACGGCTTTCCCTCAGGCTCGACTGGCCAATAAGAAGAGGGAACTCCATGAACGTTACCCGTCCGTTTCACGTCCTCGCCGTCGGCCTCGCCGCCCTGGGGATGACCGCAGCAAGCCTTGCCACCGAGAACGGCTCCCCCACCACCGCCTTCGGTGTCTACAACTTCGGCGCCGGCTTTACCCCGCCGCCCACGCCCCATGGCACCCTTGGCCTGCGTGCCAACTACTACCGGGCGACGTCCATCCGCGACAGTCATGGCCGCGACAACGGCAACGACTTTTCCATCGATGTCCTGTCCCTGGGCCTGGCCTACCTGAAGATGACCGATACCCGGGTGCTCGGCGCCCGCTACGGCTTCGGCGGGGTGGCGCCCTTCTTCAAGATGGACGCGGACCTCACCATCAAGGCCAATGGCGTCCCGGTGTTTTCCGACAGCGCCGACCTCTTCCGCCAGGCCGATTTCCAGGTGATTCCACTGATCCTGCAGTGGGAGCCCTCGCGCAACCTGGGGGTGAACTTCTGGTTCCAGGTGCAGGCGCCCACCGGTGACTATGACAAGAATCGGTTGGTCAATCCGGGCACCAACCACTGGACCATCTCGCCGATGCTCAACCTGAGCTACATCACCGATTCGGGCTTCGAGGTGTCGTCCAGCTTCCAGGCCGATTTCAACAGCCGCAACCACGCCACCGACTACCGCAGCGGCACGGAATACCGCCACGAATTCGCCGTGGGTCAGCACTTCGGCCCCTGGACCGCGGGCCTGGGCGGCTACTACTACCGCCAGCTCAGCGACGACGACGCCCCCGGCCTCAGCCGCGGCAATCGTGCCCGGGTACTGGCGCTGGGCCCGGCGCTGAGCTTCTTCAAGCCTGGCCTGCCGCCGGTCTGGGTGCACCTCTACAAGGACATCGACGCCCGCAACCGCGCCGAGGGCTACACCCTCGCCGTGCGGCTCTCCCACAGCTTCTGAGGAATCGCGCATGACACTCACAGCCTCCTCCAGCCCCACGGCCGGCCGGCGCCAGGGCGCCGTGCTCCTGCTCGGCAGTAGCCTGACCATCATGGGTTCGGTGATGGTCGCCCCGATCATTCCCAAGCTGGGCGCCGAATTCGGCCCCATCGAACCCCGCGCCGATCTGCTGATCCCCCTGGCGATGACCGGTCCCGCCCTGGCCATCGCGCTCTTCGCGCCCCTGGCCGGCTGGCTGGCCGACCGCCTGGGTCGCAAGCGCCTGCTGATCCTGGCGACGTTCTGCTACGCCCTGCTCGGCATGCTGCCGGCGCTGCTGCAGTCGCTACCGGCCATTACCCTCACCCGCCTGGTCTTCGGCCTGGCCGAGGCGGCGGTGATGACCTGTTGCGTGACCCTGATCGCCGACTACTGGCAGGGCAGCAAGCGCCTGGCCTACGTCAACGGCCAGGTCATTGCCATCAGCCTGGTGGGCTCGCTGTTCTATGTGGTCGGCGGCGCCCTGGGCGAGCACTCCTGGCGTACGCCCTTCTACCTCTATCTGCTGCCGCTGCTGCTGGTGCCCTTCATGCTGCGACTGCTGTGGGAACCGGTCCGCGCCAAGGTCTCCATCGGCGCCGACGAAGGCCCCCAGCACAGTGCGCCGCTGCCCCTGATCGTCAATTACCTGCTGGTCTTCGCCGGCATGGTGCTCAGCGTGGTGGTGCCCATCCAGAGTCCGCTGCTGCTGGTGCAGCTGGGCATCACCTCCAGCACCCTGATCGGCGCCTCGGCGGGCCTGGGGCTGCTGGCGACCCTGGGCGGGCCGTTGCTGTGGCCGCTGCTGCGTCGCTGGTGGGGCCTGGCTGGCTGCAACGCCGTGCTGCTAGCCAGCATGGGCATTGGCCTCTGGCTGCTGGTGAACGCCCGCAGCTATGAAGCCGTGCTGGTGGCGGTGACGGTGCATGGTCTCGGCGTCGGCATGCTGGTGCCCAACACCATGGCACCGGTGATGGGCGCCCTGAGCGCCCGGGCGCGGGGTCGTGGCATGGGTGGCTACACCGGCTGCCTCTACCTGGGCCAGTTCGCCAGCCCCCTGGTGGTCGCCGTGATCCTGCCCTTTGCCGGCGATCTGCACCTGGCCATCCGCGCCCTGGCCAGCGCCGCCCTGGTCGCCGCACTCGCCTGGGCCGCCGTCGGCCTGCTGCGGCGCAAGGCCGCCCTGCCGACCCCGTCGCGCTCTTCCTGAATTCTGCTCGAGGATCTCCCATGCATAGCCTGCAACCCCTGCTGGACACCCAAGATGGCCACGGCCTGGCAACGCTGTTGCGACAAAAAGAAATCACTGCCAGCGAATTGCTCGAAGCCGTCATCGACCGCCTGGACACCGTGGAGCCCGACCTCAATGCCGTGAGCGAACGGCTATACGACCAGGCCCGTGCAGCCGCCAAGGTACCGCTCGACCTGTCAGCGCCCTTCGCCGGGGTACCGACCCTGGTCAAAGACCTCTTCACCCCGCTGGCCGGTGCCCGCATGACCAATGGCTCCCTGGCCCTGGGCGAAGCCCGACCGGATTTCGACTGCGAACTGGTGACCCGCCTGCGCCAGGCCGGTTGCCTGTTCGTCGGCACCACCACCTCACCGGAATTCGGCACCTCCTACAGCACCGAGTCCCGCCGCTTTGGCGCCACCGCCAATCCCTGGAATCGCGTCCACAGTGCCGGGGGATCGAGTGGCGGCGCGGCAGCCCTGGTCGCCGCGCGGGTGGTGCCCTTCGCCCATGGCAACGACGGCGGTGGCTCGCTGCGGGTGCCGGCGTCCTGCTGCGGGATCTTCGGCCTCAAGCCCAGCCGTGGTCGGATGCCTTCCGGGCCCATGGTCGGTGAAGGCTGGGCCGGTATGGGCACACCCCATGCCATGAGCCTGTCGGTGCGCGACAACGCCTTGCTGCTGGATGCCACCGCCGGTGCCGATCTCGGCGCGCCCTATGCCGCACCGGCCCACGACGTCCCCTTCGCCAGCCTGCTGGAGCGCGATCCGCGCCCCCTGCGCATCGCCCTGGTCGAGCATCTGGCGCCCTGGCCCAGCGGACCCGACGCCCTGGACGCGGTGCGCCACACCGCCCGGCTGTGCGAAAGCCTCGGCCACCACGTCGAGCCCGCGACCCTGCCAGTGGATCTGCCAGGCTTTCTCGACCAGGTCTTCGACATCATCGGCCCCAGCACCCGCCACTACCTGCAGGTCCTTGGCGCCCTGCGCGGCGCCCCGGTCAGCGACGAGGAGCTGGATGCCCGCACGCGGGTGATCCT includes these proteins:
- a CDS encoding helix-turn-helix domain-containing protein, which produces MHQDGSVALPPRVRHRYTGDIDEHALCVEGWHMQYDQLSSGRFQGELSDLWLDDLSLLRDRSNQAMLKSGEAQGDTLTFSLPMRDAGALHCGGHTLHEAQLLVARGDNLPELRTPANLDLLCINLQEAEMARLLACQHSALDVRDLSGCYRLPTGCAHGELAALAHELFAPEAEIQTWLVHPRARAALRDTVLMHLLDLLDTSEPHELAPSARLRMVRRAREYALAHPDQPPSILELCNRVGASRRKLQYCFQETLGINPVAYLRTLRLNAAHRALRRGEGESVQDVAAQWGFCHLSRFARDYQALFGQLPSATLKEAAQRLPRRNAESG
- a CDS encoding SphA family protein, producing MNVTRPFHVLAVGLAALGMTAASLATENGSPTTAFGVYNFGAGFTPPPTPHGTLGLRANYYRATSIRDSHGRDNGNDFSIDVLSLGLAYLKMTDTRVLGARYGFGGVAPFFKMDADLTIKANGVPVFSDSADLFRQADFQVIPLILQWEPSRNLGVNFWFQVQAPTGDYDKNRLVNPGTNHWTISPMLNLSYITDSGFEVSSSFQADFNSRNHATDYRSGTEYRHEFAVGQHFGPWTAGLGGYYYRQLSDDDAPGLSRGNRARVLALGPALSFFKPGLPPVWVHLYKDIDARNRAEGYTLAVRLSHSF
- a CDS encoding amidase, which encodes MHSLQPLLDTQDGHGLATLLRQKEITASELLEAVIDRLDTVEPDLNAVSERLYDQARAAAKVPLDLSAPFAGVPTLVKDLFTPLAGARMTNGSLALGEARPDFDCELVTRLRQAGCLFVGTTTSPEFGTSYSTESRRFGATANPWNRVHSAGGSSGGAAALVAARVVPFAHGNDGGGSLRVPASCCGIFGLKPSRGRMPSGPMVGEGWAGMGTPHAMSLSVRDNALLLDATAGADLGAPYAAPAHDVPFASLLERDPRPLRIALVEHLAPWPSGPDALDAVRHTARLCESLGHHVEPATLPVDLPGFLDQVFDIIGPSTRHYLQVLGALRGAPVSDEELDARTRVILRERGDIPAHRYAAAVEGLHALGRTLARFLTDYDVILTPTLTREPPRLGELDGGHEERPLAEAIAAFHSYSPFTALFNASGQPAMSVPLWWTANGLPLGSHFAARFGEEGTLLALAAQLERAQPWAGRRPPLCGILRPA
- a CDS encoding MFS transporter produces the protein MTLTASSSPTAGRRQGAVLLLGSSLTIMGSVMVAPIIPKLGAEFGPIEPRADLLIPLAMTGPALAIALFAPLAGWLADRLGRKRLLILATFCYALLGMLPALLQSLPAITLTRLVFGLAEAAVMTCCVTLIADYWQGSKRLAYVNGQVIAISLVGSLFYVVGGALGEHSWRTPFYLYLLPLLLVPFMLRLLWEPVRAKVSIGADEGPQHSAPLPLIVNYLLVFAGMVLSVVVPIQSPLLLVQLGITSSTLIGASAGLGLLATLGGPLLWPLLRRWWGLAGCNAVLLASMGIGLWLLVNARSYEAVLVAVTVHGLGVGMLVPNTMAPVMGALSARARGRGMGGYTGCLYLGQFASPLVVAVILPFAGDLHLAIRALASAALVAALAWAAVGLLRRKAALPTPSRSS